From the Oleiharenicola lentus genome, one window contains:
- a CDS encoding TonB-dependent receptor — translation MQKSFLKSLVLAVITGLALTLSPSALAQLVSSGLTGTIRGSDGNPVAGASVTAVYTPTNATFTAVTNAAGRFNFRGLPVGGPYTLTASSTGYADGKVEEITAALGTDIEVNLTLKSDVLQLEKLVVGGDQTDLDASATGSGTIIGSDKLGSKPTSERSLADMISASPLVTLRDTFGDREESQITAVGQNNRYNSIQIDGSRINDMFGLNATGLASFFNPLSLDTLEQLAVAVSPYDVRQAGFTGASINAVTKSGTNKFKGSVYYYYRSDSLGSLDLQGNNPREETLTGAKFLPRLDRETIGATLGGPIIKDKLFFFVNYEKFESTIAGRDALFAPANEQQLLDRLNAIATASGKSIDWGSAVTGQTANTSEDEKITAKLDWQINSDHRATLRYTTTEGVVPQFGNFANNSINLNSAGTGNLVHTPEGHFYSQTREEKTIAGQINSQWTPNFKTEIRYSSTTQDQLTPLQTVAPIIQINGISGTNLNTNTAATGTYVAGTEQFRHGNEIGVDSTQMGATGDYFWGDFVFTGGFEREQTDFYNLFRQGSFGIVHFSSLANFLTGDVARITRNVYDPNVRNVADLSDLATTGVFGQARWDVNSRLTVTGGLRYEFVDSSTPTFNPTFFSATGFRNDGTPDGTSSISPRVGFNLSIDDDRKTQVRGGVGHFFGRAPWVIFSNSYGQTGVGSGTLDSAQGQLPTSLVSYLRDHFDPAKPIGTYTDNPAIAREVNWVDDGTELPQSWRANLAFDHKMAFLDSMLTAEIVHSRVDQALFVTNENLRETTIGADGRQRFAGAPSNLANRKYSGYTAMIRVRNTDVGDSTYFSIQWSRPVKNKWGFDLAYTRGSSTEAQSIGQTTAGGQWFRNAVFNQNKVENGRSDFEIRDRIQLSLTRQFEFVKNFRTTASLYYEGRSGNPYSWVFNGDLNGDGTSFNDRVAIPTDVNDPRFDFAAMPQAERDAFFAFIDAEGLSQWAGGIAPKNSHREPWVNRLDLKLVQDIPVAGFAKMQLFFDFVNFGSFISKDTFGYTELAPNLSNGVFRTRTLTSATSYTSSGRIAPRFATTPAGFAIDNGMSRWRIQLGAKILF, via the coding sequence ATGCAAAAATCGTTCCTAAAATCGTTAGTTCTCGCCGTGATCACGGGCCTTGCCCTGACACTTTCTCCCAGCGCTCTGGCCCAGCTTGTTTCCTCGGGCCTGACTGGAACCATCCGCGGTTCTGATGGCAATCCGGTGGCCGGCGCCTCCGTGACCGCCGTCTACACACCGACGAACGCCACGTTCACCGCCGTGACCAATGCCGCCGGTCGCTTCAACTTCCGCGGCCTGCCCGTCGGCGGTCCCTACACCCTCACCGCCAGCTCCACCGGCTACGCTGACGGCAAGGTGGAGGAGATCACCGCCGCGCTCGGCACCGACATCGAGGTGAACCTCACCCTGAAGTCCGATGTCCTCCAGCTCGAGAAACTCGTCGTCGGCGGCGACCAGACCGACCTCGACGCCTCGGCCACCGGCTCCGGCACGATCATCGGCAGCGACAAGCTCGGCAGCAAGCCGACCTCGGAGCGCTCCCTCGCCGACATGATCAGCGCCTCGCCGCTCGTCACCCTCCGCGACACCTTCGGCGACCGCGAAGAATCCCAGATCACCGCCGTCGGCCAGAACAACCGCTACAACTCCATCCAGATCGACGGTTCGCGCATCAACGACATGTTCGGCCTGAACGCGACCGGCCTCGCCTCGTTCTTCAACCCGCTCTCCCTCGACACCCTCGAGCAGCTGGCCGTCGCCGTGTCCCCCTATGACGTCCGCCAGGCCGGCTTCACCGGCGCCTCGATCAACGCCGTGACCAAGTCCGGCACCAACAAGTTCAAGGGCTCCGTCTATTACTACTACCGCAGCGACTCGCTCGGCAGCCTCGATCTCCAGGGCAACAACCCCCGTGAAGAGACGCTCACCGGCGCCAAGTTCCTCCCCCGCCTCGACCGCGAGACCATCGGCGCCACCCTCGGCGGCCCGATCATCAAGGACAAGCTGTTCTTCTTCGTGAACTATGAGAAGTTCGAGAGCACCATCGCCGGCCGCGACGCGCTCTTCGCCCCCGCCAACGAGCAGCAGCTCCTCGACCGCCTGAACGCCATCGCCACGGCCTCCGGCAAGTCCATTGACTGGGGTTCCGCCGTCACCGGCCAGACCGCCAACACCTCCGAGGACGAGAAGATCACCGCCAAGCTCGACTGGCAGATCAACTCCGACCACCGCGCCACCCTGCGCTACACGACCACCGAGGGTGTGGTGCCGCAGTTCGGCAACTTCGCCAACAACTCGATCAACCTGAACAGCGCCGGCACCGGCAACCTCGTGCACACCCCCGAGGGCCACTTCTACTCCCAGACCCGCGAGGAGAAGACCATCGCCGGTCAGATCAACAGCCAGTGGACGCCGAACTTCAAGACGGAGATCCGCTATTCCTCGACCACCCAGGATCAGCTGACCCCGCTTCAAACCGTCGCCCCGATCATCCAGATCAACGGCATCAGCGGCACCAACCTGAACACCAACACGGCCGCCACCGGCACCTATGTCGCCGGCACCGAGCAGTTCCGCCACGGCAACGAGATCGGCGTGGACAGCACCCAGATGGGGGCCACCGGCGACTACTTCTGGGGCGACTTCGTCTTCACCGGCGGCTTCGAGCGCGAGCAGACCGACTTCTACAATCTGTTCCGCCAAGGCTCGTTTGGTATCGTGCACTTCTCGTCACTGGCCAACTTCCTGACCGGCGACGTCGCGCGCATCACCCGCAACGTGTATGACCCGAACGTCCGCAACGTGGCCGACCTGTCCGACCTGGCCACCACCGGCGTCTTCGGCCAGGCCCGCTGGGACGTGAACTCCCGCCTCACCGTCACCGGCGGTCTGCGCTATGAGTTCGTGGACAGCAGCACGCCGACCTTCAACCCGACCTTCTTCTCCGCCACGGGCTTCCGCAACGACGGCACCCCGGATGGCACGAGCAGCATCTCGCCCCGCGTCGGCTTCAACCTCTCGATCGATGACGACCGCAAGACGCAGGTCCGCGGCGGCGTCGGCCACTTCTTCGGCCGCGCCCCGTGGGTGATCTTCTCGAACTCCTACGGCCAGACCGGCGTCGGCAGCGGCACGCTCGATTCCGCCCAGGGCCAGCTGCCCACGAGCCTGGTGTCCTATCTGCGGGACCACTTCGATCCCGCCAAGCCGATCGGCACCTACACCGACAACCCCGCCATCGCCCGCGAGGTGAACTGGGTGGATGACGGCACCGAGCTGCCCCAGTCCTGGCGCGCCAACCTCGCCTTCGACCACAAGATGGCGTTCCTCGACTCCATGCTCACCGCTGAGATTGTCCACAGCCGCGTGGACCAGGCCCTGTTCGTGACCAACGAGAATCTGCGCGAGACCACCATCGGCGCGGACGGCCGTCAGCGTTTTGCCGGCGCTCCCTCGAACCTCGCCAACCGCAAATACTCCGGCTACACGGCGATGATCCGCGTGCGTAACACCGACGTTGGCGATTCCACCTACTTCTCCATCCAGTGGTCCCGCCCGGTGAAGAACAAGTGGGGCTTCGACCTCGCCTACACCCGCGGCAGCTCGACCGAGGCCCAGTCCATCGGCCAGACGACCGCCGGCGGCCAGTGGTTCCGCAATGCCGTGTTCAACCAGAACAAGGTCGAGAATGGCCGTTCGGACTTCGAGATCCGCGACCGCATCCAGCTGTCGCTCACCCGCCAGTTCGAGTTCGTGAAGAACTTCCGCACCACCGCCTCGCTCTACTATGAAGGCCGCTCGGGCAACCCCTACAGCTGGGTCTTCAACGGCGACCTCAACGGTGACGGCACGAGCTTCAACGACCGCGTGGCCATCCCCACCGACGTCAACGATCCCCGCTTCGACTTCGCCGCCATGCCCCAGGCCGAGCGCGATGCGTTCTTCGCCTTCATTGACGCCGAGGGCCTCAGCCAGTGGGCCGGTGGCATTGCCCCCAAGAACTCGCACCGCGAGCCGTGGGTCAACCGCCTCGACCTCAAGCTCGTGCAGGACATCCCGGTCGCCGGCTTCGCGAAGATGCAGCTGTTCTTCGACTTCGTGAACTTCGGCTCCTTCATCAGCAAGGACACCTTCGGTTACACCGAGCTGGCGCCGAACCTCTCGAACGGCGTGTTCCGCACCCGCACGCTGACCTCGGCCACGAGCTACACCTCGTCGGGCCGCATCGCCCCGCGCTTTGCGACCACGCCCGCCGGCTTCGCCATCGACAACGGCATGTCCCGCTGGCGCATCCAGCTCGGCGCGAAGATCCTCTTCTGA
- a CDS encoding tetratricopeptide repeat protein, with product MTQTPPPKPADRRGVWLGAAGLLLLLGLAYHNSFRGPFVFDDLPAIVHNESIRALWPLTRVLAPELGDGGVTVSGRPLVNLSLALNYALGGESVTGYHAVNLLIHAAAALVLFGVVRRSLLLPALAPRWSSVALPAGLSVAALWALHPLQTAAVTYIVQRAEALMGLCFLVALYAFIRATEKPETGNLKPEEGRLAWLTLSVAACLAGMACKEVMVMAPLMIFLYDRTLVAGTFRRAWQVRWKCYLPLAATWLLLAWLVAGTGGRGRTAGFGVEVSPWTYALTQGEAIIHYLRLTLWPQPLVFDYGTATVAGFGAVWWQVAVIVFLLVAVAYALVRRPVIGLVGAWFFGLLAPSSSFVPVATQTMAEHRMYLALLAPVMLIVIGLHRLLGSRAGIAAAGLAVIWAGVTYARNFDYATAQGLWADTLAKRPANVRAHHNLGLAELAAGRLPEAEQHLRRAVALDPAAPEPHYNLGVVLARAGRPREGMAAYREVLRLEPAHGASRRNLGDLLMESGRPAEALAEFEAAIRAQPGVGEFHFSAGNAAAALGRFEAAAAYYREAVRLRPDYAEAHNNLGNSLLELDRLPEALEEFETALRHQPDYFEPRRTLALLLLLHLNRPAEARTHLEILARARPGDREIADALARARQLTR from the coding sequence GTGACCCAGACACCCCCGCCCAAGCCTGCTGACCGCCGTGGAGTCTGGCTGGGCGCAGCGGGGCTGCTCCTCCTGCTGGGGTTGGCCTATCATAACAGCTTCAGGGGCCCCTTCGTGTTCGATGATCTGCCGGCGATCGTGCACAACGAGAGCATCCGTGCGCTCTGGCCGCTCACCCGGGTGCTGGCGCCGGAGCTGGGCGATGGCGGCGTGACCGTCAGCGGGCGTCCCTTGGTGAACCTGAGTCTGGCGCTGAATTATGCCCTCGGAGGGGAATCCGTCACCGGTTACCACGCGGTCAATTTACTGATTCACGCCGCCGCCGCCCTGGTGTTGTTTGGCGTGGTCCGGCGTAGCCTGTTGTTGCCGGCCCTGGCGCCGCGGTGGAGTTCGGTGGCCTTGCCGGCGGGACTGAGTGTCGCGGCGCTGTGGGCCTTGCACCCGCTGCAGACCGCTGCGGTCACCTACATTGTCCAGCGGGCCGAGGCGCTGATGGGGCTGTGTTTCCTGGTCGCCCTGTATGCTTTCATTCGGGCGACGGAGAAACCTGAAACGGGAAACCTGAAACCTGAGGAGGGAAGGCTGGCCTGGCTGACGCTGTCGGTGGCGGCCTGTCTTGCCGGCATGGCCTGCAAGGAGGTCATGGTGATGGCGCCGCTGATGATTTTTTTGTATGACCGGACCTTGGTGGCCGGCACGTTTCGCCGGGCCTGGCAGGTGCGCTGGAAATGTTACCTCCCGCTCGCCGCCACCTGGTTGCTGCTCGCCTGGCTCGTGGCCGGCACCGGCGGACGCGGCCGCACGGCGGGCTTTGGGGTGGAGGTGTCGCCGTGGACCTATGCGCTCACGCAGGGCGAGGCCATTATTCATTACCTGCGGCTGACGCTCTGGCCGCAACCGCTGGTCTTTGACTACGGCACGGCCACGGTGGCCGGCTTCGGGGCGGTCTGGTGGCAGGTCGCCGTCATCGTGTTTTTGCTGGTGGCCGTCGCTTATGCACTGGTGCGGCGTCCGGTGATTGGCCTCGTTGGGGCCTGGTTTTTCGGGCTGCTGGCCCCAAGCTCCAGTTTCGTGCCCGTGGCCACCCAGACGATGGCCGAGCACCGCATGTATCTGGCGTTGCTCGCGCCGGTCATGCTCATCGTGATCGGGCTCCATCGGCTGCTCGGGTCGCGGGCGGGCATCGCGGCGGCAGGGCTGGCCGTGATCTGGGCGGGGGTGACGTATGCGCGCAATTTTGACTACGCGACGGCGCAGGGCCTGTGGGCCGATACGCTCGCGAAACGCCCCGCCAATGTCCGCGCCCATCACAACCTCGGCCTCGCCGAGCTGGCCGCCGGGCGCTTGCCCGAGGCGGAGCAACATTTGCGGCGGGCCGTGGCACTCGATCCGGCGGCGCCGGAGCCGCACTACAACCTCGGCGTCGTGCTGGCCCGCGCGGGGCGACCGCGGGAGGGGATGGCCGCCTACCGCGAAGTGCTCCGCTTGGAACCGGCCCATGGCGCCTCGCGGCGCAACTTGGGGGATTTGCTGATGGAATCCGGCCGCCCGGCCGAAGCCCTCGCCGAGTTTGAAGCCGCGATTCGGGCGCAGCCCGGGGTGGGCGAGTTTCATTTCAGCGCGGGCAACGCTGCCGCGGCGCTCGGGCGGTTTGAGGCGGCTGCGGCTTATTACCGCGAAGCGGTGCGCCTGCGGCCGGACTACGCGGAGGCCCACAACAACCTCGGCAACAGCCTGCTCGAGCTCGACCGATTACCCGAGGCTTTGGAGGAGTTCGAGACGGCGCTACGCCACCAGCCGGATTATTTCGAGCCGCGGCGCACGCTGGCCTTGCTGCTGTTGCTGCATCTCAACCGCCCGGCCGAGGCGCGGACGCATCTGGAGATCCTGGCCCGCGCCCGCCCCGGGGATCGCGAAATTGCCGACGCGCTGGCGCGTGCCCGGCAGCTGACGCGTTGA
- the trhA gene encoding PAQR family membrane homeostasis protein TrhA, with translation MSTAPSYPRAEELANRLTHGVGALLGVAGLVLMVVASARHGDAWHVVSTAIFGTTLVLLYTASTAYHSVESEKRRLLLRKFDHAAIFLLIAGTYTPFVLVTLRGVWGWSLFGVVWGLAVVGVTLKFWFAGRFRVVSTLIYLAMGWLVMIAIKPLMAALSADGMKLLVAGGLCYTGGAVFYLWKRLPYHHAIWHLFVLGGSICHWAAVYFHVVPSGPQ, from the coding sequence ATGAGCACTGCCCCCAGCTATCCGCGAGCCGAAGAGTTGGCCAACCGCCTCACGCACGGGGTGGGGGCGCTGCTCGGCGTGGCGGGATTGGTGCTGATGGTCGTGGCCTCCGCCCGGCATGGCGACGCCTGGCATGTGGTCAGCACCGCGATCTTCGGCACGACGCTCGTGCTGCTCTACACGGCGTCCACCGCCTATCACAGCGTTGAAAGCGAGAAACGGCGGCTCCTGCTCCGCAAGTTCGACCACGCGGCGATTTTCCTGCTCATCGCCGGCACCTACACGCCGTTCGTGCTCGTGACGCTGCGCGGGGTGTGGGGCTGGAGTCTGTTCGGCGTCGTCTGGGGGCTGGCGGTCGTCGGCGTGACGCTGAAGTTCTGGTTTGCCGGACGCTTCCGGGTGGTCTCGACGCTCATCTACCTCGCCATGGGTTGGCTCGTGATGATTGCGATCAAACCGTTGATGGCGGCGCTGTCGGCCGACGGCATGAAACTCCTCGTGGCCGGCGGGCTCTGCTACACGGGCGGGGCGGTGTTCTACCTTTGGAAGCGGCTGCCCTATCACCACGCGATCTGGCACCTGTTCGTGCTGGGCGGCAGCATCTGCCACTGGGCCGCGGTGTATTTTCACGTCGTGCCCTCGGGGCCGCAATAA
- a CDS encoding Crp/Fnr family transcriptional regulator, which translates to MSDPTDNFIRRLPVMAGLDDEAVQFLQGLASEETHAAGSVIVREGAPGDRMYFVRSGRVRVMKAPAVQLAEFGPGDFFGEMSLVESVARSASVIALEPTRVCTLRGVDFYKLYRQRPEQYGIVMLNIARDLARRLRHIDDDFCHVKH; encoded by the coding sequence ATGTCCGATCCGACCGACAATTTCATCCGCCGTTTGCCCGTCATGGCCGGGCTGGATGACGAGGCGGTGCAGTTTCTCCAGGGACTTGCCTCCGAGGAAACCCATGCGGCCGGCAGCGTGATCGTGCGCGAGGGCGCGCCGGGTGACCGCATGTATTTCGTGCGCTCGGGCCGGGTGCGGGTCATGAAGGCGCCGGCGGTGCAGCTGGCCGAGTTCGGCCCCGGGGATTTTTTTGGGGAGATGAGTTTGGTGGAGAGCGTGGCGCGTTCCGCGAGCGTGATCGCGCTGGAACCGACGCGGGTCTGCACGCTGCGGGGCGTGGACTTCTACAAGCTCTACCGGCAGCGACCCGAGCAATACGGCATCGTGATGCTCAACATCGCGCGGGACCTCGCGCGCCGGCTGCGGCACATCGACGACGATTTCTGCCACGTGAAGCATTAG
- a CDS encoding hydrolase, which yields MAHPEIITSLPKRATELRDLLVRWCNQNSGSASPAGLAAMLKLLQAEFGRLGPAEAVPLADTSAQALRVRVRPGAPLQILLSGHYDTVYDADHPFQTCTQLSPEKLRGPGTSDMKGGLVVMLAALQAFEKTPQAARLGYEILLGPDEETGSQGTAPLLEEAAKRHRFALVFEPARANGDLVKSRKGTGIFTLTCHGRAAHAGRAPEAGRNAILALCDILPRVEALTRELPGVMVNIGSVRGGGAANIVPDFAEAVVNARVTHAGDDAKFLKRLHEICAPWHAREGYRLEIGGGFNRGPKVETPAETALFQEWRKGARELGVDFDWQHVGGGSDGNILSAAGLPNLDGLGCVGDHLHSPEEYCHLPSLTQRAQIAALFLHRVAAGEIALPGR from the coding sequence ATGGCCCATCCGGAAATCATCACCTCCCTGCCCAAGCGCGCGACCGAGCTGCGGGATCTGCTCGTCCGCTGGTGCAACCAGAACTCCGGCAGCGCCAGCCCCGCCGGGCTCGCCGCCATGCTGAAACTCCTGCAGGCCGAGTTTGGGCGGCTCGGACCGGCGGAAGCCGTGCCGCTGGCCGACACCTCCGCGCAGGCGCTGCGGGTGCGGGTGCGCCCCGGGGCGCCGTTGCAGATCCTGCTCAGCGGTCACTACGACACGGTCTACGATGCCGATCATCCTTTCCAGACCTGCACCCAGCTCTCCCCGGAGAAACTGCGCGGCCCGGGCACATCCGACATGAAGGGCGGCCTCGTCGTGATGCTGGCCGCGCTCCAGGCCTTTGAGAAAACCCCGCAGGCGGCGCGACTGGGTTACGAAATCCTGCTCGGCCCCGACGAAGAAACCGGTTCGCAGGGCACGGCTCCGCTGCTGGAAGAGGCCGCGAAACGCCACCGCTTCGCGCTCGTGTTCGAGCCCGCCCGCGCCAACGGCGATCTCGTCAAATCCCGCAAGGGCACCGGTATCTTCACCCTCACCTGCCACGGTCGCGCCGCCCACGCCGGCCGCGCCCCCGAGGCCGGCCGCAACGCCATCCTCGCGCTCTGCGACATCCTGCCGCGCGTCGAGGCGCTCACGCGCGAACTGCCCGGCGTGATGGTGAACATCGGCTCCGTCCGCGGCGGCGGGGCGGCCAACATCGTGCCCGATTTTGCGGAGGCGGTCGTCAACGCCCGCGTCACGCACGCCGGTGACGACGCGAAGTTCCTCAAGCGCCTGCACGAGATCTGCGCCCCCTGGCACGCCCGCGAGGGCTACCGGCTGGAGATTGGCGGCGGCTTCAATCGCGGCCCCAAGGTGGAGACGCCGGCCGAAACCGCGCTGTTCCAGGAGTGGCGCAAGGGCGCGCGCGAACTCGGCGTGGATTTCGACTGGCAGCACGTGGGCGGTGGCTCCGACGGCAACATCCTCTCCGCCGCCGGCCTGCCCAACCTCGACGGCCTCGGCTGCGTGGGCGACCACCTGCACAGCCCGGAGGAATATTGCCACCTGCCGAGCCTCACGCAGCGCGCCCAGATCGCGGCGCTCTTCCTCCACCGCGTGGCCGCGGGCGAGATCGCGCTGCCGGGGAGGTAA
- a CDS encoding NADPH-dependent F420 reductase: MKIAIIGAGNLGGALGRSWAKAGHTIIFGVRNPGVGKTQPPLAEIGASASSAMIPDAVRVGDVVVLATPWQAVNEVISAMGDVRNKIIIDATNPLSLNAEGSLSLSLGSSTSGAEEIARLADGARVAKAFNTYGWENFANPGYPGYGDLKPALFHCSDDDEAKEIVEKLAKDLGFEPVDTGGLGMARSLEPLALMWIRLAIRNGRNPNFTWGVLRR, translated from the coding sequence ATGAAAATTGCGATCATCGGCGCGGGCAATCTGGGTGGGGCGCTCGGCCGCAGCTGGGCGAAGGCCGGACACACGATCATCTTCGGGGTGCGCAATCCGGGGGTCGGCAAGACCCAGCCGCCGCTCGCCGAGATCGGGGCCAGCGCCAGCTCCGCGATGATTCCCGATGCCGTGCGCGTCGGCGACGTCGTGGTGCTCGCCACGCCGTGGCAGGCGGTGAACGAGGTGATCAGCGCCATGGGCGACGTGCGCAACAAGATCATCATCGACGCCACGAACCCGCTTTCCCTCAACGCCGAGGGCAGTCTCAGCCTCTCGCTCGGCTCGTCCACCTCCGGGGCCGAGGAAATCGCGCGCCTCGCGGATGGCGCGCGCGTGGCCAAGGCCTTCAACACCTACGGTTGGGAGAATTTTGCCAACCCCGGTTACCCGGGTTACGGCGACCTCAAGCCGGCGCTGTTCCACTGCAGCGACGACGACGAGGCCAAGGAGATCGTCGAGAAACTGGCCAAGGACCTCGGGTTCGAACCGGTGGACACCGGCGGTCTCGGCATGGCGCGCAGCCTCGAGCCGCTCGCGCTGATGTGGATCCGCCTCGCCATCCGCAACGGCCGCAACCCCAACTTCACCTGGGGCGTGTTGCGGCGCTGA
- a CDS encoding pseudouridine synthase: protein MVIALHKPYGVLSQFTPEPGSRWRTLADFKLPPRVYALGRLDADSEGLLLLSDEAGLNSRLLDPAAGHRREYWVQVEGVPADEALKKLAAGVSIGGYRTQPCTARRLDPAPAIAPRDPPIRVRKSVPDSWLALELIEGKNRQVRRMTAAVGHPTLRLVRVRTGQFLLGDLAPGEWRELTAAERAAVFA from the coding sequence ATGGTGATCGCCCTCCACAAGCCCTACGGGGTGCTCTCGCAGTTCACGCCCGAGCCGGGATCGCGCTGGCGCACGCTGGCGGATTTCAAGCTCCCGCCGCGCGTCTATGCGCTGGGGCGGCTGGATGCGGATTCGGAAGGCCTCCTGCTGTTGTCCGACGAGGCCGGGCTCAACTCGCGCCTGCTCGACCCGGCAGCCGGGCACCGGCGCGAGTATTGGGTGCAGGTCGAGGGCGTGCCGGCCGACGAGGCGCTGAAGAAACTCGCGGCGGGTGTGAGCATCGGCGGCTATCGCACGCAACCCTGCACGGCGCGCCGGCTTGATCCGGCGCCGGCGATCGCGCCGCGCGATCCGCCGATTCGGGTGCGGAAGAGCGTGCCCGACAGCTGGCTCGCGCTTGAGCTGATCGAGGGCAAGAACCGGCAGGTGCGCCGCATGACCGCCGCGGTCGGGCACCCCACGCTGCGTCTCGTGCGCGTGCGGACCGGGCAGTTTCTGCTTGGCGACCTGGCACCCGGAGAATGGCGCGAATTGACCGCCGCGGAGCGCGCGGCGGTTTTCGCCTGA
- a CDS encoding response regulator produces the protein MTTSVTESANSGATRKSLRVLYADDMKELRQLMEIVLGRDGHVVDSVADGSLALERVSKDLRAYDVVITDHHMPTISGLELVAGLRALNYPGKIIVFSSELSMTVDEAYRSHRVDHILPKPIFPSDLRAIFASL, from the coding sequence ATGACCACCTCCGTCACCGAATCCGCCAATTCTGGAGCCACCCGCAAATCCCTGCGGGTGCTCTACGCGGACGACATGAAGGAACTGCGGCAGCTCATGGAGATCGTGCTCGGGCGCGACGGGCACGTGGTTGATTCGGTCGCCGATGGCAGCCTCGCGCTGGAGCGCGTGAGCAAGGACCTGCGGGCCTACGACGTCGTCATCACCGACCATCACATGCCCACGATCAGCGGGCTGGAGCTGGTGGCGGGACTGCGCGCGCTGAACTATCCCGGCAAGATCATCGTCTTCAGTTCGGAGCTGAGCATGACGGTGGACGAGGCCTACCGCAGCCACCGGGTGGACCACATCCTGCCGAAGCCGATCTTCCCCTCCGACCTGCGCGCGATCTTCGCCTCGCTCTGA